The Elaeis guineensis isolate ETL-2024a chromosome 14, EG11, whole genome shotgun sequence genome has a segment encoding these proteins:
- the LOC105057804 gene encoding uncharacterized protein isoform X2 yields MSAMVPLPEQFRDVSVNLVTASGNEKYPISQHVFPPQFRYLQVHGNHVNLLSAPPVTFGPRQLHAIPAEDILEGVVLPTTSFDAGKDISGFQTYNAYDNSRFSDNPLLNRLNNSSIPDIGSSRVNQAVPAPTSINTETASDFSKVLCPIESDDPVEDMVFPMSCTSQQKPDDDSDNSAEPNSKVMFSSREARAQAAASRRLHRARVTAGIKALQNCIPSSDKCNRESALDDIIDYIKFLKLQLKGYGHYLLHQQMCGEPLEEMMGQLMISSMNSANELFESKGLAVLPMTLAYALLCTS; encoded by the exons ATGAGTGCCATGGTGCCGTTGCCGGAACAATTCAGAGATGTATCAGTAAATCTAGTGACTGCCTCTGGAAATGAAAAATATCCTATTTCTCAGCATGTTTTCCCACCACAGTTCCGTTATCTGCAAGTCCATGGCAATCATGTTAATCTGCTTTCTGCTCCGCCTGTGACATTTGGTCCAAGACAGCTTCATGCCATTCCTGCTGAAGACATTCTTGAGGGTGTTGTTTTACCTACTACTAGCTTTGATGCTGGAAAAGATATCAGTGGTTTTCAAACATATAATGCATATGACAATTCAAGATTTTCAGACAATCCTCTTCTGAATCGATTGAACAACTCGTCTATTCCTGATATTGGTTCTTCCAGAGTTAACCAAGCTGTGCCTGCACCCACTAGCATCAATACTGAAACTGCAAGTGATTTCTCAAAGGTTTTGTGCCCTATTGAAAGTGATGATCCTGTTGAGGATATGGTATTCCCAATG AGTTGTACTTCACAACAAAAGCCAGATGATGATAGTGATAATTCTGCTGAGCCTAATTCAAAGGTCATGTTCTCTTCAAGGGAAGCCAGAGCTCAAGCTGCTGCAAGTAGAAGG CTCCACAGAGCCAGAGTTACTGCAGGAATCAAAGCATTGCAAAATTGCATACCATCTTCCGACAAG TGCAATAGAGAATCTGCACTGGATGACATCATTGACTATATCAAGTTTTTGAAACTTCAGCTTAAG GGGTATGGACACTACTTGCTCCATCAACAAATGTGTGGTGAGCCTCTTGAAGAAATGATGGGGCAACTGATGATATCGAGCATGAATTCTGCAAATGAGCTGTTTGAGAGCAAGGGGTTGGCAGTCTTGCCCATGACTCTGGCATATGCCCTTCTTTGCACCAGCTGA
- the LOC105057804 gene encoding uncharacterized protein isoform X3 codes for MSAMVPLPEQFRDVSVNLVTASGNEKYPISQHVFPPQFRYLQVHGNHVNLLSAPPVTFGPRQLHAIPAEDILEGVVLPTTSFDAGKDISGFQTYNAYDNSRFSDNPLLNRLNNSSIPDIGSSRVNQAVPAPTSINTETASDFSKVLCPIESDDPVEDMVFPMSCTSQQKPDDDSDNSAEPNSKVMFSSREARAQAAASRRCNRESALDDIIDYIKFLKLQLKALHQSRLSGEATPYPFVHLEGYGHYLLHQQMCGEPLEEMMGQLMISSMNSANELFESKGLAVLPMTLAYALLCTS; via the exons ATGAGTGCCATGGTGCCGTTGCCGGAACAATTCAGAGATGTATCAGTAAATCTAGTGACTGCCTCTGGAAATGAAAAATATCCTATTTCTCAGCATGTTTTCCCACCACAGTTCCGTTATCTGCAAGTCCATGGCAATCATGTTAATCTGCTTTCTGCTCCGCCTGTGACATTTGGTCCAAGACAGCTTCATGCCATTCCTGCTGAAGACATTCTTGAGGGTGTTGTTTTACCTACTACTAGCTTTGATGCTGGAAAAGATATCAGTGGTTTTCAAACATATAATGCATATGACAATTCAAGATTTTCAGACAATCCTCTTCTGAATCGATTGAACAACTCGTCTATTCCTGATATTGGTTCTTCCAGAGTTAACCAAGCTGTGCCTGCACCCACTAGCATCAATACTGAAACTGCAAGTGATTTCTCAAAGGTTTTGTGCCCTATTGAAAGTGATGATCCTGTTGAGGATATGGTATTCCCAATG AGTTGTACTTCACAACAAAAGCCAGATGATGATAGTGATAATTCTGCTGAGCCTAATTCAAAGGTCATGTTCTCTTCAAGGGAAGCCAGAGCTCAAGCTGCTGCAAGTAGAAGG TGCAATAGAGAATCTGCACTGGATGACATCATTGACTATATCAAGTTTTTGAAACTTCAGCTTAAG GCACTGCATCAGAGTCGGCTAAGTGGTGAAGCTACACCTTATCCTTTTGTTCATCTCGAG GGGTATGGACACTACTTGCTCCATCAACAAATGTGTGGTGAGCCTCTTGAAGAAATGATGGGGCAACTGATGATATCGAGCATGAATTCTGCAAATGAGCTGTTTGAGAGCAAGGGGTTGGCAGTCTTGCCCATGACTCTGGCATATGCCCTTCTTTGCACCAGCTGA
- the LOC105057804 gene encoding uncharacterized protein isoform X1 produces MSAMVPLPEQFRDVSVNLVTASGNEKYPISQHVFPPQFRYLQVHGNHVNLLSAPPVTFGPRQLHAIPAEDILEGVVLPTTSFDAGKDISGFQTYNAYDNSRFSDNPLLNRLNNSSIPDIGSSRVNQAVPAPTSINTETASDFSKVLCPIESDDPVEDMVFPMSCTSQQKPDDDSDNSAEPNSKVMFSSREARAQAAASRRLHRARVTAGIKALQNCIPSSDKCNRESALDDIIDYIKFLKLQLKALHQSRLSGEATPYPFVHLEGYGHYLLHQQMCGEPLEEMMGQLMISSMNSANELFESKGLAVLPMTLAYALLCTS; encoded by the exons ATGAGTGCCATGGTGCCGTTGCCGGAACAATTCAGAGATGTATCAGTAAATCTAGTGACTGCCTCTGGAAATGAAAAATATCCTATTTCTCAGCATGTTTTCCCACCACAGTTCCGTTATCTGCAAGTCCATGGCAATCATGTTAATCTGCTTTCTGCTCCGCCTGTGACATTTGGTCCAAGACAGCTTCATGCCATTCCTGCTGAAGACATTCTTGAGGGTGTTGTTTTACCTACTACTAGCTTTGATGCTGGAAAAGATATCAGTGGTTTTCAAACATATAATGCATATGACAATTCAAGATTTTCAGACAATCCTCTTCTGAATCGATTGAACAACTCGTCTATTCCTGATATTGGTTCTTCCAGAGTTAACCAAGCTGTGCCTGCACCCACTAGCATCAATACTGAAACTGCAAGTGATTTCTCAAAGGTTTTGTGCCCTATTGAAAGTGATGATCCTGTTGAGGATATGGTATTCCCAATG AGTTGTACTTCACAACAAAAGCCAGATGATGATAGTGATAATTCTGCTGAGCCTAATTCAAAGGTCATGTTCTCTTCAAGGGAAGCCAGAGCTCAAGCTGCTGCAAGTAGAAGG CTCCACAGAGCCAGAGTTACTGCAGGAATCAAAGCATTGCAAAATTGCATACCATCTTCCGACAAG TGCAATAGAGAATCTGCACTGGATGACATCATTGACTATATCAAGTTTTTGAAACTTCAGCTTAAG GCACTGCATCAGAGTCGGCTAAGTGGTGAAGCTACACCTTATCCTTTTGTTCATCTCGAG GGGTATGGACACTACTTGCTCCATCAACAAATGTGTGGTGAGCCTCTTGAAGAAATGATGGGGCAACTGATGATATCGAGCATGAATTCTGCAAATGAGCTGTTTGAGAGCAAGGGGTTGGCAGTCTTGCCCATGACTCTGGCATATGCCCTTCTTTGCACCAGCTGA